A window of Haloarcula marismortui ATCC 43049 genomic DNA:
TGCGGCCCGCATTCGTATTTCAGAACAGACCGCGCCGCTCGCCCGCGACCGCGTCCGCGAGATGCTCGACGCGTATCAGGTCGAGGCCAAGGTCGTCCGGACCTGTCGGCTGTGTGCCTCCGACGGGCGTTACTCGCCGATTACCAGCGAAACTGCTATCGAGACCGATGACGAAACCATCTGTCCGGAGTGTGCTCGCCAGCAACTCGACCGCGAACTCGCGTTCAAAGGGAGCATCAGCGGCGACGCCCGCGACCGGCTCGAAGAGCTGCTACTGGAGGTGCAGGACCTCGACCGGGTGACGAACCTTCTGTCGGGCCAACTAGACCCGGACCTGACGAAGTTCGACGAAATCTCGGCGACCGTCGATGAGGTCGACCCCGTTCGCGTCGATTCGCTGGACCTCCATCCCGGGATGCAGGAGCATCTCGAATCCCGGTTCGATACACTGCTCCCGGTCCAGAGTCTCGCCGTCGAGCACGGGGCCACGGAGGGCCGCGACCAGCTCGTCGTGAGCGCAACGGCGACGGGGAAAACGCTCATCGGCGAAATGGCCGGCATCGACCGCGTCCTGAACAACAAGGGTACGATGCTGTTTCTCGTCCCGCTGGTCGCCCTTGCGAACCAGAAATACGAGCAGTTTCAGGACCGCTACGGCGACATGGTCGACGTGTCGCTGCGTGTTGGCGCGAGCCGCATTGCTGACGAAGGCGGGCGCTTCGACCCCGAAGCCGACGTTATCGTCGGGACCTACGAGGGCATCGACCACGCGCTCCGGACCGGCAAGGACCTCGGTACTGTTGGGACCGTCGTCATCGACGAGGTCCACACGCTCGGGGAGGACGAGCGGGGCCACCGGCTTGACGGCCTGATTTCCAGACTCAAATACTACTGCGAGTCCGGTGGCGCACCGGATAGCGGCGACACGCAATGGATCTATCTCTCGGCGACGGTCGGCAACCCCGGACAGCTGGCCGACCAGCTCCGGGCGACGCTCATTGAATTCGAGGAGCGACCGGTTCCAATCGAGCGCCACGTCACGTTCGCCGACGGCCGCGAGAAGATCGAGACCGAAAAGAAGCTCGTCAAGCGGGCGTTCGACAACAAATCCAGCAAAGGCTATCGCGGCCAGACTATCATCTTCACGAACTCCCGGCGGCGCTGTCACCAGATTTCACGCAAACTGGAGTACAGTTCTGCGCCGTACCACGCCGGACTGGACAACCGGAAGCGCCAGCGGGTCGAGCGGCAGTTCGCCGATCAGGACCTCGCAGCGGTCGTGACGACGGCGGCGCTGGCTGCCGGAGTCGACTTCCCCGCCTCGCAGGTCATCTTCGACTCACTGGCGATGGGTATCGAATGGCTCACAGTCCAGGAGTTCAGCCAGATGCTCGGCCGGGCCGGCCGCCCGGACTACCACGACAAGGGGACCGTCTACATGCTGGTCGAGCCTGATTGTTCGTACCACAACAGCATGGAGATGACCGAAGACGAAGTGGCGTTCAAGCTGCTGAAAGGCGAGATGGAGCCGGTCATCACCCGCTACGACGAGGGCGCAGCCGTCGAAGAGACGCTGGCTAACGTCACCGTCGCCGGCAAGCAGGCCAAGCGGCTCAACGACCGGATGGTCGGCGAGGTGCCGACGAAACACGCGCTGGGGAAACTGCTCGAATACGAGTTTATCGACGGCCTCTCGCCGACGCCGCTTGGCCGGGCTGTGACCCGGCATTTCCTCGCGCCCGACGAGTCTTTCCAGTTGCTCGACGGTATCCGCAAGGGACAGCATCCCTACGAAATCGTCGCCGACATGGAATTACGCGACGAGCACTGAGCGGTCCGCGCCCGTCCAACCTGTCGGCTGAATATCCTTTCGGCGTACATTCTTGTAGCGGCACGTACTTCCGGTGTCCATGGGCCTGTTCGATAGGATCCGTCGGGCCGTCGGTGGCGATGACTCGTCGACCGACGGGGACGAGCGGACGGCAAAGGATAACGGGCCGTCCGACGATGGGCCGGACCGCCTAGACACGGCGGCGCTCGACCCGACGACGTTCCGGGAGTACGCCGAGAACGTCGTCGATGGCGCGGACCCGCTGACATTCGACCCCGATGCGCTTGCCCGCCTCGATACGGCCATCGAGGAGAGCTACGGCGGCGAGACCGTCGGCGACGCCGCGGGGACGACGACCTACACCGAAAACACGGTTCGGTTCGGGAGCTATCTCGGTGAACTCCTCGTGCGGGCGTACGACGGCGAGTGGGTCCAGTCCGACGGCCGATGGGGCGTTACCGTTTCCGGCCCGGACGACGAGGTGACCGTCGCGGTGTTCGACGTGGCTGCCCGCTCGTTCGGCGACGAGCCGGTGTTCGCGGCTGTCGTGACACGTCTGGAATCCGAACTGGCACTGGATAGCATACAGACTCCCGACGGTGATGGACGGGCAGATTTGGAGGCAGATGAAACCGACGCCGACAGCGTCGTCTCCGAGCCGACGCGGATCGTTAGCCGTGTTGGTGATGCACAGGCGGACGAGCGAGGTGAAGCACCTGCCGGCGATACCACTGATTCTGAGCCGTCTCAAGCTGTCGAAACGGAGCCGACCCGCATCGTCAAACGGGTCGAATCCGAGTCGGAAGCTGATGACCGGTCGGACGACACCGACCCCACGCCCGTCGCCAGTGCGGTTGATGACGAACCGGAGAACGAGCCACCGCGGGGCAGTGACGACCCCGACAGCAACGAGAGCGCAGATTCCGATACAACTGATTCAGTGTCAGATGCTGCTGGTAGCGAGCCGCCAGCCACTGCAGCCACCGAAGAAGAATCGATTGCCGATCCGAGTGACAGGCCGGCGGCTGACGACACCGCCCCAGAGCGGTCGGCGGATGATACCGCCCTAGAGCGGTCGGCAGATGACACCGCCACAGAGTGGTTGGCTGATGACACTGCTGATGAGCAGCCAACAGTTGAAACGCTGGCCGAGGAGTCAGCCGTCGATGATTCTGCGGATGAACCGGCCGCTGATACGACTAATGCTGTCGAAACAACGACCGATGCGGCCGCAGCCGACGAGCCGGTTGCGTATATCGATGAAGCGGAGTCGTCGTTCGATAGTGCCACAGCGGACTCCTCTGATGAAACGACAGCGGCCGAGACACCGTCCGAAGACTCGGCTGTCGACTCCCGCGATGAGGATGGAACTGATGACACCACGCCCGCGCGGGCGGCAACTGACACAGCCGACGACGAAGCAGCAACTGACACAGCCGCTGACGAAGCAGCGACGGACACAGCCGACGACACATCGTCCGACACATCGATGGACGACGAACCGATCCGCGATAGCTCGCCGGATGCGTTGTCAGATGCCGTTCCAGACGCAGAGGCGGCTGCCGAAACGACGGCTGATGAGTCACCTGCAGACATCGCCGACACGAGGGCCGATGATACCCTGGCAGCCGTTTCGGACTCTGACACCACGGAGCTGTTTGATGACAGTCCCAACACATCGGCTCCTGTCGCAGATGTCAAGGCGACCGATACCAGCGAGCACGCAGCGTCACAGGACGTAACCGCTGACGAGACGGCTGCGACAGCAGACACCGACGAGAGTGACCTATCTGCACCCAGTGACAGCGATTCGACCGCTAGCTCGATGGCCCGCTCGTGGGAATCCGGCACGGTCCGGGCGGACCACGCCGACACCGCTGTCGAGTTCGCTGACTTCTGGGGCGAGCACGACCTCGATTTCTCGCCGGCCTCGCTTTCGCGGCTCGACGACCTAGTCGACGCCGAGTGGGACGACGAGCGCTTCGCCGAGACGACCTTCGGGAGCGACGCGTCGTTCGACGACCGCGCGTTCTCCAGCGTCGTGCGAGAACTCGGCGGCTACTTCGGCGAAGTCCTCGTCCGGCACCTCGATGGCGACTGGACCGACGAGACGGACCACGAAGCGGCCGTCGTCGTCGGTGGGCCGGCCGGGCAGTTCGCAGTCCCTGTCTTCAAGGTCGCGATAACGTCGCTCAGAAAACAGGCGGTGTTTGGCCGGAGCTACGACGCCCTGCTCGACGATCTTGGTCGTGAGGGGCCGGCACGGTGAGCGATGTGAGTCCCGGTCCGTCGTTTCCCCGCTGTTGCTAGTCAGACAGGGGGAGGACAGCCGTGCTCCCACAGTCGGGACACTCGTCGTGATCCGTGTAGAGGCGCGTTTCACACTCGCTGCACTGGTGGGTGGCCTCGTCGTCAGACGCCTTTTCGACTTCCTGCTTCAGCGCCTCGACTTTCCGACCGATATCGTTGAAAAGGCTCATTATGATACGTTCGGCCCGGACAGGCATAAACGTCGGCTGCGGTTCCGGGTCGTGTGAGGATGTCGCCACTCGCAAACGACCCATCCTTTTGTCACTGGCGGCGCAGGGGCCAGACGTGTCGCTGCCACCTCTCACGCCGGGGATGTTGTTCGTGTTTGCGGTCATTGTCGCTGCGCTGGTGCTGTTTGCGACGGAGGCGCTGCCCGTCGATGTGACCGCTATTGCCGTTATGGTCGCGCTGATGCTGGCCGAACCGGTGACGGTGCTCGCGACCGACCTCGGGTTGCTTGCCGAGCCGGTGTACGTGTTACACCAGGCCGGTGACGGGATTTCGCCGCTGGATCGTGGGCTTTCCGGCTTTGCCTCGACGGCGACGATAACGGTGCTTGCGATGTTCATTCTCTCGGACGGCGTCCAGCGGACCGGGATCGTCCAGATTCTCGGCGCGAAAATCGCCTCGCTGACCGGAGACAGCGAAACGAAACAGCTCAGTGCGACCGTCGGGCTGGTCGCGCCTATCTCCGGGTTCATCAACAACACTGCCGCCGTTGCCATCCTCCTGCCGATGGTCACTGACATCGCACACAAGGGCAAGCTCTCGCCGTCGAAACTACTGTTGCCGCTGTCCTATGCTTCGATGTTCGGCGGAATGCTGACGCTCATTGGGACGTCGACGAACATCCTCGCCTCGCAGCTCTCGGCGGAACTGATCGACCAGCCGTTCAGTATGTTCGAGTTCACCCAGCTCGGCATCATCGTGACCGTCATCGGAACGGTTTATCTTCTTACCGTCGGGCGCTATCTGGTCCCGTCGCGGATTCCGGTCGAAGAGGACCTCACCGAGGAGTTCGAGATGGGTGAGTATCTCACCGAGGTCGTCGTTCGCCAAGACTCCCCGCTCATCGGGCAGACTGTCGACGAGGCGCTCAGAGTTTCGGCGTTTGACGTGGACATCGTCCAGTTGGTCCGTGAGAAACGCACGTTCCTCGAACCGCTCGGCCAGAAATCCATTCGGGCCGGTGATGTCTTCGCCGTTCGGACGGACCGAGACACGCTCGTCGACCTCCTCGATGTCGAAGGGCTGGACATCATTCCGGATGTCGAGGTCGACGACGCGGAACTGGAAACCGCAAACGAGCGGAAAAACCTCGTTGAGGTTGTCGTCGCCCCCGGCTCCTCGCTTATTGGCGAGACACTCGTCTCCACGAACTTCCGCCAGCGCTACGACGCGACAGTGCTGGCGCTTCGCCACGGGCAGGAGCTGTACCGCCAACGAATGGACCACGTTACACTCCGCATCGGCGATACGCTTCTGGTGCAGGCCACTCCTGAAAGCATCGACCGTCTCAACCGTAACAACGACTTCATCGTCGCCCAGGAGGTCGCACGCCCGGATTTCCGGCGGTCGAAGATTCCCGTCGCTATCGGCATCGTCGCTGCTGTCGTCGGCGTCGCGGCGCTGACGCCGGTTCACATCGTCATCTCGGCGCTCGGCGGCGCGCTGGCGATGGTGCTCACCGGCTGTCTCCGCCCCCCGGAGCTGTACGACGCCGTCCAGTGGGATGTCATCTTCCTGCTCGCCGGCGTCATCCCGCTTGGTACCGCACTACAGGAGACCGGCGGCGCTGACTTGCTCGCGGAACTGTTCGTCATGGGCGCTGGCAGCATCCTCGCCGCCGGGGGCGGCCTCGCCGTCGTTCTCGGGCTGATGTACCTCGTTACGGCGCTGCTGACGAACATCATCTCGAACAACGCCTCCGTCGTCCTGATGATCCCGGTCGCCATCGAAACCGCCCAGCAACTGAACGCCAACGCCTTCGCCTTCGTCCTCGCCGTCACCTTCGCTGCCTCGACGGCGTTCATGACGCCGGTTGGCTATCAGACCAACCTCCTTGTCTATGGGCCCGGTGGGTACCGATTCACCGATTATCTGAAGGTTGGTGCGCCGCTACAGGCCGTATTCGCCGTCGCAACGACGCTTGGCATCGCGTATTTCTGGGGCCTCGCTCCCGCGTGACATGGCCGCCTCGCAACGAAACGCTTTACAGGCTGTCGAATCGAGAGAGTAGTACGGGATCGTGGGGTAGCTTGGTAACCTTCGGGCCTTGGGTGCCCGCGCCCCTAGTTCAAATCTGGGCGATCCCATACCTGCGATAACGAACGCAGCCTTTCTGCCGCGTCTACCGCTACTTCCCTAGCACCCTGTCTTGCCAGCCCCTTGCTGTCATTGCCACTCCCACTCGTAGCCGCGGCCCGTCCTCACCACTATGCCCGTAGCGACTCCCCGGGCGACACTGCAAAAAGAAGCCGTCGCGATGTTACACCGCGCTAGTCGCCAGTCCCGTCAGGGGCGGAACGCGTGGCGTGTTATCGCTGGCCTCCGACATCGCTGTGGTCGTCCTCCCTGCTACTGGTGTCGAACTCGTCGACGGTCGCGGCCAGCGAGTCGGCACGGTCGCGGAGTTCGTCCGCGCTCTGGGCGATTTCAGCGACGGACGCGGACTGCTCTTCGGCGGCCGCCGATACCTGCTCGGCGTCTTCCGTCACGTTCTGGCTGATCTCGGACACCCCGTCGACGCGGTGGACGACGCTCTGCGTTGCGTCGGCCTGGTCCTCGGTGGCGTCCGCAATCTCCTGAATCCCATCGTTGGCGTTCTCGATTGCGTCGACAGTGTCCGCTATCGCGTCGGCAGCCTCGCGGACAGTCTTCACACCGGTGTCGATGTGGTCGCTGGTCGCGCGGATGTCCGTGACAGTCTCGTCCGTCTCCGTTTGCACGGCCGCGATTTCGGCTTCTATCTCTGCTGCCGCCTGCTTTGTCTCCTCCGCGAGGTTCTTGACCTCGTCGGCGACAACGGCGAAGCCCTCGCCGTCCTTGTCGGCACGGGCGGCCTCGATGTTGGCGTTCAGGGCGAGCATATTCGTCTGCTCGGCGATATCCGAAATGAAGTCGACAATCTCGCCGATGTCGTCCATCCGCTTCTGTAGCGCGAGAATCTGGTCGACCGCATCTGCCGAGCGGGACTCGATTTCCGCCATGTCGTCAATGGCTGACTCGGCGGCTTCCCGGCCCGTTTCGCCACGGTCGACGGCTTCCCTGGCCGTCTCTGCGACCGTCGTCGATGACGCTGCGACTTCCTCGATGCTCGCCGATAGCTCGTCCATTTCGGCGGCAGCCTCCTCAAGGTCGTCGTGCTGTCTGATAGCGCCGTCGGCGATCTCCTGTATGCGGTCACTGACGGTCTGGCTCGTCGTCTCGATTTCTTCGGCCCCAGTTGCGACCTCGATTGTGGCATCCGCGACCTCGTCGGCGAACGCCGCGACCTCACTGACGGTGGCTTCGAGCCCGTCGAGCATTGCGTTGAACTCCACTGCGACTTCTCGCATTGCCGTCTCCTCCGCGTCTTCGTCGAGTCGCTTCGTGAGATCACCGTCAGCGATCTCCTGCATCACCGCGCTGTACTCGGTAGCGCGCTCCTGAAGCCGCTGGCTGGCTTCCTCCGCCTCAGCCCGTGCGTCCTCCGCTTCCGTGCGGAGCTCCTCGGCCTCCGACCGCGCCGTCTTCGCTTCCTCAACTGCATCCTCCGCTTCCTGAATGCGGTTCTGCAGAGAGATCCGCATATCGTCAAACGTCCCGTAGAGCCGGCCGATTTCATCGGCACGGTTCGTCGAGAGGTCGACATCGAAGTTGCCGGCCTCGATGCGTTCAGCACGGTCTCGTAGCTGCTTCAGGGGGTCAACCGTGCGTTTTCCGAGTACGAGGCCGACAGCCGACAACGAAACGAGTGCCAGCAGGACAAGCAGTCCGACCGTCTGCCCGACCGTATCCCGGACACTGAACGCCTGTGCCGTGTCTAGACTGGTCACTGTGACCCAGTTCGTGGTCGGGACGGGCGCGAACGCGTACACGCGACCATCGGACACCGCTGTCACCGGGGCTGCAGTGCCGTTCGCGTCGCGGATTGCCGCGAGGCTCTCACTGTGGGTGGCAGCATCGAACTCGCGGTCGATGTTCAGTACCGTCTCGTCGTTGGTGTTCAGAATCGTGGTTTCCTTCGTCGAATTCGTATCGCTGAGCCGGTCGACCTGACTCTGGATACGCGTGACGACGACGAGGTGCGAGCCGTCACGCTTCGGGACCGAGCTCGCGAACGCCATCACGGGCTCGTCGTTGAGGACCGGCGAGCGGTACGACCGACTACTCGACCAGACCTGTGTGTTGTTGCCGGGCCCCTCCGGCACTTCGGCGGCCGTCCACGGCGCGTCAAGTTCGGACAGCGACCGTCCCTCTAGCGGGAGTTCCGTGCTGGCGACTACCTCGCCACGGGATTCGTTTACGAGGTGCATACTGACAACGTCGTCAGGCAGTAACTGGTCCTGCAGCAGGATGTACGCCGCAGCGCGCCGGTCGCTCCGGAGTGGTTCACCCTGCGAAATGGACCGGGTGTGCGTGCGTTGCTGTTCGACCCACGAGCCGATAGAGTCCCCCTCCAGCTGGCTGGTCTCGGCGAGCTGTTCGGTTGTCTGTTGCTCGACTGCTGTGGATGTCGCCTGAAACGTGAACGCGCCGGCGCCCGCGATGACGAGCAACACGGCGAGGAACGCAACAGCAAACTTCGCAGCGAACCGTTGCCGTATGAATTCGGGAGCGACTCGATCAAGCGCACTCGCCAGTCCGTCGAGCGGACCGCCCGCCATCAGGCACCACCCGTGTTGGAGCGCTCAGTGGGCACGACGATGTCGCCGGCGGCGATTTGCTCCCGCGATGTCGACAGCGCCTCCCTGATATCGTCGGGAATTGCCGGCTCGAGGGAGGTGCCATAGACGACGCCGACGCCGTCACTATCAAGCCCGAGCGAGACAACCTCACCAGCGGGGAGGTTGTCCGCGACCGTCGCCGTCGCCGCGTCGTAGACCGCAACGTTCACTCGCTTGACCATGCTCGCGAGTACGACATCCGCGTACCGAGGGTTACTCCGGGACTGGTCTGAGTCCACCCCGATTGCGTACCGGCCATGAGCCTGTGCGGCCTGGAAGATACCAACACCTGCGCCACCCGCCGCGTGGTAGACGATGTCCGCCCCATCGTCGTACATCTTGGCTGCGATGTCCCGAGCGCCCTGCACGTCGTCGAAGTTCCCGAGGTACTCGGTGAGGACATCAACGTCTGTGTTAGCGTACTCGACGCCGGCTCTGAAGCCGGCCTCGAACTTGTGGATGAGCGGCTGGTCGAGGCCGCCGACGAATCCGACGGTCGTCTCGTCCGGGTTCGTCGAGCCTGCCCCGAGGTCGACATCTCTGGTTGTGAGCAGCCCAGCGAGGTTCCCGGCCTGAAACGACCCCTCGTGTTCGCGGAACACGTAACTCGCCACGTTGTCTGCCTCCACGACAGAGTCGACGATCATGAACTGCTGGTCCGTGTACTCCGATGCAGCCTCAGATAGCCCTTCAGCCTGCAGAAATCCGATACAACAGATAAGGTCGTATGACGGACTCGTCGAACTCGCCAGCTCGGCCTGTATTTCGCCGAACCCGGCGACACTGGTTGGCTCGTGGTTCGTGTACTCGACCCCGTCATCGAGGCGTGCGCGCTGAATGCCGCGGTTCGCAGCATCATTGAACGAGCGGTCATCGAGCCCACCCAGCGCGTACACCATTCCGACAGTCGCCGCCGCATCGCTCTCGTCGATGCCACTGGCAGTTGCTTCTTGGCTGTCGCTGGCCCCCTCGTCTCCCTGTCCGCTCCCTCCGAAGCCGCCCGCACAGCCGGCGAGTGCTGCGGTCGCGGCCGCGCCGCCGCTGGCGAGGAGCTGACGTCTTGTAATATTGTGATTGCGCACGATTATTCTACTCTGAGTGAATCAACTATACCAGCAAAAACCACGGGGCCCAATTCTCGACAGTGATACTGATACCGCCCTCGTGCCGCCTTATTTCAGTTCCACCCCGGTTTGCGAACCTTCTTAGGCCAGTGGGCATAACCACTGTCCACTCAAATGGCGACCGCCGAGAACACCGAACTCATCGACCGCTTCGAGGAGTTCTACCGCAACTACTACCGCAACGAGATCGGTGAGCTCGCCCAGAAATATCCGAACGACCAGAAATCGCTGTATATCGACTGGGACGACCTCTATCGTTTCGACCCGGATCTAGCCGACGACTACCGGACAAAGCCCGAGCAGATACAGGAGTACGCCGAGGAGGCCCTTCGACTGTACGACCTCCCGGTTGATGTCTCGCTCGGGCAGGCCCACGTCCGCGTCCGGAACCTCCCCGAATCCGAGGACATCCGCGACCTGCGCCACGAACACCACGGGAACCTCGTTGCCGTCAGAGGTATCATCCGGAAGGCGACCGACGTGCGCCCGAAGGTTATCGAGGCGGCCTTCGAGTGCCAGCGCTGTGGCACGCTCACGCGTATCCCCCAGACCGCCGGTGACTTTCAGGAACCGCACGACTGCCAGGGCTGTGAACGACAGGGGCCGTTCCGGCTCAACACCGACCAGTCCCAGTTCATCGACGCCCAGAAGCTCCGTGTGCAGGAATCTCCCGAGGGACTGCGTGGTGGGGAGACGCCCCAGTCAATCGACATCAACATCGAGGACGACATCACGGGCCACGTCACCGCCGGTGACCACGTCCGCGTGACCGGCATCCTCAAACTCGACCAGCGGGGCAACGACAACGAAAAGTCCCCGATGTTCGATATCTACATGGAAGGCGTCAGCGTTGAAATCGAGGACGAGCAGTTCGAGGACATGGAGATCACCGACGCTGACAAGACGGAAATCGTCGAACTCTCCAGCGAACCCGACATCTACGACAAGATGGTCGGGGCCATCGCCCCCTCTATCTACGGCTACGAAAAAGAGAAGCTCGCGATGATGCTCCAGCTCTTCTCCGGCGTAACGAAGGAGCTACCTGACGGATCTCGAATACGTGGGGACCTCCATATGTTGCTGATAGGCGATCCGGGGACGGGGAAATGCGTCCACGGTGACACGCGGGTAACTCTCGCAGACGGCCACGAACGGCCGATACGAGAGGTCGTTGAATCGAACTTAGATGATCCCAAACCAGTCGACGACGGCGTGTGGGACACTGTTGATTTCGATGTCCCCTCACTCCAATCCGATGGAACAGTAGCCACGCAAAACGCGACCAAGGTTTGGAAGCGCAAGGCACCGGAAACACTGTATCGGATACGAACCGCGACTGGTCGTGAACTCGATGTAACCCCGTCCCATCCACTGTTCGTCCAATCTGACGGCCGGTTCCAGGCCAGGAAAGCCGAGGAATTAGAGAGCGGGACACACGTTGCCGTTCCACGGAAGGTTTCCACAAATGCCTGTAACGAACTGGATGTCACGTTCCGACAATCACAGGCCCACAACAGAATCGATCTTGACCTTCCACCGCAGTGGACACCCGAACTGGCCCGTCTGATCGGTTATATTGTTGCCGAGGGGTACGTCGAGCAACGTCCGGATAACACGGGGTATGTTTCGATAACCAATAACGACCGCGAAGTTCTCGATGACGCGAAATCTGTTCTGGAGACACTGAACCTCAACGTTACGGAACGGAGTTCACACGAGGGGAAGACCGCCCGCGAACTGTTGTGTTCTGCCGGCGAGTTCGTGAGCTTCCTCGCATCTCTGGACGAAACGTTGCTCCAGTCCTCGGCGGAGAGACGCGTTCCGCAAGATATCATGCGAGCCAGCGACAACGTTGTCACCGGATTTATTCGAGGCTATATCGAGGGAGAGGGACACGTTTCGACATCACAGAGAGAGATTACTGTTGCTTCGATGAGTAAACCGCTGCTGGAAGACGTTCGAACCTTGCTCGTCACACAGGGAATCACGGCACAACTCCAACCCCGGAACAACGGCAGCTACCGGCTTCGAATCTCCGGGCAGTCTTTCCACGACTACGCCGAACAAATCGGATTCATCACAGCGCGAAAGACCGAAGCGTGCCGGCAATTCGAGGGAACCCACGGAAATACGAATCTTGATATTGTCCCCAATCTGGGTCCGGAACTCCGTCGCATCCGGGAAGCACTTGGACTGACCCAATCCGAGTGCGGCCTTCCGCGTTCGACGTATCAACACTACGAGCGGGGACGCCGAAACCCAAGCCGT
This region includes:
- a CDS encoding DEAD/DEAH box helicase encodes the protein MSQQAAQVETLFLHEHGEEFRVAAHRDGERLFHGILELKETDAGPRPRRLRVKDGTSEELRSPDQFVDLARRAARIRISEQTAPLARDRVREMLDAYQVEAKVVRTCRLCASDGRYSPITSETAIETDDETICPECARQQLDRELAFKGSISGDARDRLEELLLEVQDLDRVTNLLSGQLDPDLTKFDEISATVDEVDPVRVDSLDLHPGMQEHLESRFDTLLPVQSLAVEHGATEGRDQLVVSATATGKTLIGEMAGIDRVLNNKGTMLFLVPLVALANQKYEQFQDRYGDMVDVSLRVGASRIADEGGRFDPEADVIVGTYEGIDHALRTGKDLGTVGTVVIDEVHTLGEDERGHRLDGLISRLKYYCESGGAPDSGDTQWIYLSATVGNPGQLADQLRATLIEFEERPVPIERHVTFADGREKIETEKKLVKRAFDNKSSKGYRGQTIIFTNSRRRCHQISRKLEYSSAPYHAGLDNRKRQRVERQFADQDLAAVVTTAALAAGVDFPASQVIFDSLAMGIEWLTVQEFSQMLGRAGRPDYHDKGTVYMLVEPDCSYHNSMEMTEDEVAFKLLKGEMEPVITRYDEGAAVEETLANVTVAGKQAKRLNDRMVGEVPTKHALGKLLEYEFIDGLSPTPLGRAVTRHFLAPDESFQLLDGIRKGQHPYEIVADMELRDEH
- a CDS encoding SLC13 family permease yields the protein MLFVFAVIVAALVLFATEALPVDVTAIAVMVALMLAEPVTVLATDLGLLAEPVYVLHQAGDGISPLDRGLSGFASTATITVLAMFILSDGVQRTGIVQILGAKIASLTGDSETKQLSATVGLVAPISGFINNTAAVAILLPMVTDIAHKGKLSPSKLLLPLSYASMFGGMLTLIGTSTNILASQLSAELIDQPFSMFEFTQLGIIVTVIGTVYLLTVGRYLVPSRIPVEEDLTEEFEMGEYLTEVVVRQDSPLIGQTVDEALRVSAFDVDIVQLVREKRTFLEPLGQKSIRAGDVFAVRTDRDTLVDLLDVEGLDIIPDVEVDDAELETANERKNLVEVVVAPGSSLIGETLVSTNFRQRYDATVLALRHGQELYRQRMDHVTLRIGDTLLVQATPESIDRLNRNNDFIVAQEVARPDFRRSKIPVAIGIVAAVVGVAALTPVHIVISALGGALAMVLTGCLRPPELYDAVQWDVIFLLAGVIPLGTALQETGGADLLAELFVMGAGSILAAGGGLAVVLGLMYLVTALLTNIISNNASVVLMIPVAIETAQQLNANAFAFVLAVTFAASTAFMTPVGYQTNLLVYGPGGYRFTDYLKVGAPLQAVFAVATTLGIAYFWGLAPA
- a CDS encoding methyl-accepting chemotaxis protein — translated: MAGGPLDGLASALDRVAPEFIRQRFAAKFAVAFLAVLLVIAGAGAFTFQATSTAVEQQTTEQLAETSQLEGDSIGSWVEQQRTHTRSISQGEPLRSDRRAAAYILLQDQLLPDDVVSMHLVNESRGEVVASTELPLEGRSLSELDAPWTAAEVPEGPGNNTQVWSSSRSYRSPVLNDEPVMAFASSVPKRDGSHLVVVTRIQSQVDRLSDTNSTKETTILNTNDETVLNIDREFDAATHSESLAAIRDANGTAAPVTAVSDGRVYAFAPVPTTNWVTVTSLDTAQAFSVRDTVGQTVGLLVLLALVSLSAVGLVLGKRTVDPLKQLRDRAERIEAGNFDVDLSTNRADEIGRLYGTFDDMRISLQNRIQEAEDAVEEAKTARSEAEELRTEAEDARAEAEEASQRLQERATEYSAVMQEIADGDLTKRLDEDAEETAMREVAVEFNAMLDGLEATVSEVAAFADEVADATIEVATGAEEIETTSQTVSDRIQEIADGAIRQHDDLEEAAAEMDELSASIEEVAASSTTVAETAREAVDRGETGREAAESAIDDMAEIESRSADAVDQILALQKRMDDIGEIVDFISDIAEQTNMLALNANIEAARADKDGEGFAVVADEVKNLAEETKQAAAEIEAEIAAVQTETDETVTDIRATSDHIDTGVKTVREAADAIADTVDAIENANDGIQEIADATEDQADATQSVVHRVDGVSEISQNVTEDAEQVSAAAEEQSASVAEIAQSADELRDRADSLAATVDEFDTSSREDDHSDVGGQR
- a CDS encoding BMP family lipoprotein: MRNHNITRRQLLASGGAAATAALAGCAGGFGGSGQGDEGASDSQEATASGIDESDAAATVGMVYALGGLDDRSFNDAANRGIQRARLDDGVEYTNHEPTSVAGFGEIQAELASSTSPSYDLICCIGFLQAEGLSEAASEYTDQQFMIVDSVVEADNVASYVFREHEGSFQAGNLAGLLTTRDVDLGAGSTNPDETTVGFVGGLDQPLIHKFEAGFRAGVEYANTDVDVLTEYLGNFDDVQGARDIAAKMYDDGADIVYHAAGGAGVGIFQAAQAHGRYAIGVDSDQSRSNPRYADVVLASMVKRVNVAVYDAATATVADNLPAGEVVSLGLDSDGVGVVYGTSLEPAIPDDIREALSTSREQIAAGDIVVPTERSNTGGA